GGCAATAATCGACCACCTCCTTGGTCTGCTGGATGTTCTCGTCAAAGGATTTCTTGGAAGCATCGATCATGATATTCGTATAGCCGGCATCCGCGCATATCTTGCAGTGTTCGACTTCCGTACAGTGGTCGAGGTGCAGGCAAATGGGGATCGGCGCAGATGAAGCGATGGTCTTATAGACTGCCACCAGCACATCAACCCCCAAGAACTTGGAAGGCTTGACCGAAGTCTGGATGATGAGTGGCGCTTTTTTGGCAACAGCTGCCTCGATCACCCCTTCCATCTGGTTGATATCGGTGATATTGAAGGCGCCAACGGCGTATTTCCCCTTGGCAGCTTCCACCATGATTTCTTTCGCGTTGACAATCGACATATTTACCTCCTTAGTAAATGGATGTCATGGATATTGGATAATAATGATTCCTACCTTATTGGCGCAGGTTCATTCTATCATGAATAAATCCTTCAAGACCAGTGAAACCCTTGGGGAAGGTTTCCACAGTGCTGAGCGTAGAAGGATGGTCGTTAAACTGCTCCACTGGGCTACTGGTGCGTCGAGACGTAGTGTTGAGCCCACCACTAACTGATTACGCTTTGATTCTTTCTCCCTTTGGATCCCACAAGGGTGACTGGACAACAACTGCACCCACCTGTTCTCCAAAGAATTCAACCTTAAATTCAGTGCGTGCTTTGGCATACTCAACGGGCAAGTAGGCATAGATGATGCTTTTTTCTACTGAATAGCCATATCCACCGGCAGCTACCCAGCTGATAGCCTTACCCTCCTTGGTGCGGATGGGTTCCTTACCAAGGGCAATGGTGCGGCTGTCATCGAGTGTCAGACAGCACAATTTACGAGTGACCCCGCTTTTCTTCTGGTCCAGCAGGGCTTCCTTGCCAATGAACTCCGCTTTGTCCAGCTTGACAGCAAAACCCAGGCCGGCTTCCAGGGGAGTGTAATCGGGGCTGATCTCGCTGCTCCAATATCGATAACCTTTTTCCAGCCTGAGTGTGTCGATGGCTTTGTATCCGGCAGCCACCAGTCCTTCGGGTTGGCCGGCTTCCCATAGAGTATCCCATAGGCGCAAGCCGAATTCCATGGGGCCGTAAAACTCCCAGCCGAGCTCACCCACATAGGTCACGCGGCTGGCCAGCACGGGTACATCCCCGACCATGATGTGTTTGGCGGTCATATAGGGGAAACCCTCGTTGGAGACGTCTGCGCTGGTCACCTTCTCGAGGATCTTGCGTGCCTTGGGCCCCCACAAACCGAGGCAGACGTAAGACGAGCTGACATCTTCAATGGATACTGATCCATCCTCGGGCATGTTCAAGCGTAGCCAGGAAAGGTCGTGTTGACCGAAGGCGGTGCCGGTGATGATGAAGAAGCGATCCTCAGCCAGGCGGGTAACAGTGAAGTCGCACTCGATGCCGCCGCGTTTGTTCAGGCACTGGGTATAGACGATGGTACCCACCGGTTGGTCAATATCGTTGGCGCACAGGTGGTTGAGGAAAGCCAGGGCACCTGGACCGCGCACCTCAAATTTGTTGAAGGATGTCTCGTCGAATAAGCCGGCATTTGCACGAGTCATCAGGTGCTCATAGCCGATGGCACGCGACCAGTTGTGGTGTGACCAGCCTTTCGGCTCGTGCCCATGGCGAGCCTTTTCTTCATAGGGCTTGAACCAGTTGGGTCGCTCCCAGCCGGTCTTCTCACCGAAATGGCAACCCAGGGCCTGCAGGCGGGTGTAGGTCGGCGATAAGCGCAAGCCACGCCTGGACAAGCGTTCTTCGCTAGGGTAATGGATGTCGTAATATTGGGTGTAGGTCTCGATCGTACGCGCCACCGTGTAATCCTGGCTGTTGTAGTTGGAACCGAAACGGCGGACATCCAGGCGCCAGACATCCCACTCGGGGTGGCCGTCGATGATCCACTCAGCCATGGTCTTTCCAATTCCGCCCGCGCCAGCCAGCCCATGGGCACAAAAGGCGCAAGCCACCCAGAAGCCTTTGACAGAGGTTGGACCCAGTAAGAATTCGCCATCAGGGGTGAAGCCTTCCGGCCCGTTTAACAGCTGGATTACCTCAGCCGTCTCAACGGCGGGGACGCGTTTAATGGAGTTTTCCATGAGTGGGGTGAAACGCTCCCAATCGGGGGGGAGCAGCTTGTATTTAAAATCACGCGGGATACCTTTCAAGCCAAAGGGAGCCGGGTTGCGTTCGTAACCGCCGGTCACCAAACCGCCCACCTCCTCACGCCAGTAAACGAGCAAATCGGGGTCACGCAGGGTGGGAAAATCATGCCCCACGCCCTCGATCGGGCGCGTGATGATATACAGATGGGCCATGGGGACCACGGGCAGATTGAGGCCGACCATTTTCCCGACCTCACCACCCCACTGACCTGCCGCATTCACCACGACTTCGGTCTGGATGGTTCCCTGATCGGTTACCACGGCGTTGACCCGTCCGTTCTTCAGGGTGATCTTTTCTACGTTGGTATCGGTGAAGAATCGTGCCCCGCGCTTCTTTGCACCCATGGCTAGGGCATTGGTGAGCCCGGTCGGATCAATCACCCCATCATTGGGGGTATAGGCGGCGCCGACCACGCCTTCCATATTCATGAGAGGGAACAGGTCATATGCTTCCTTGGGGGAGACGAGCTGCATGGGGACGCCAAAGGATTGGGCCATGCCCACCAGCCGCTTGATATCCTCTAATCGTTCGGGAGACGAGGCCAGGCGTAGGCCACCCACCTCACGCCAGCCGGTATCCTGCTCAGTTTCCTGTTTCAGGCGCCTGTACAGGTCGGTGCTGTAGTGCATCATGCGGGTCAGGTTGGCATCCGAGCGCATCTGACCAACCAGACCAGCTGAATGCCAGGTGGAACCGCTGGTGAGCTCGTGCCGTTCGAGGACGACGACATCCTTCCAGCCCATCAAGGTGAGATGGTAAGCGATACTGCAGCCGCCGACACCACCACCGATGATGACGACCTGGGCATGAGTGGGAAGATTAGACATAATCAACTACCTCCTTGAAGAAATAAGTGCAGATTGGATTGGATAAGCAGAAATTTCATTAATGTTCATCAAGGTCATGTTCACTATGACGGATTTCCGACAATGATCAATGTTTCTATTTCTGCCAGATTGAATCGGGTTTGGCCATTTCGGCCACAATATCGAAAGACGAGATGATACCCAATGGAAAAGCCTGCGGATTCTCTCTGTCGATCACCACCAGACGGTGGTAGTGTTTCTGGATCATCAAGCTGGCTGCTTCCTGCAAGGGAGCATGCATATCTATGGTGAGGGGCGGGTGCATAATGTCGCGCACGGTCAGGTGCTCATCGACACCGCTCACCACATAGGGCAGCAAATCCTTTCCGCTGACCACACCCTCCGGTTTGCCCTGAGCATTCACCACCAGCACGGAACGCCATCCCGCCTGGGTCATGGTGCGCGCCGCCGAGATAATTGGAGTCTTATCCCGGCAGACCAGGATGGAATCGGACATTACATCCGCCACGATCTCGCGGCGGTGTTTTTCTTCCTGGGCAATGCTGGCCACGAAGTCTGATAATGAAACGACTCCTACCGGCACAGAATCCTCGGTGACTAACAGGCGCTGGATGTCCTTATCGACCAGCATACGGGCAGCGTCGTCCACAGGCACGTCAGCATCGACGGTTTCAATGGGGGTTGACATCAGCTCACCGGCGGTCAGCTTACGCATGGTCTTTAACCCTTGGGCATCGGTTGCCAGCCATTCGCCGGCCAGTAAGTCATAATCGGATATGATGCCCTGGGGGATGTTGACCAGATCGACCACGATCAGGGCATGGATATGCTCCTGGGTAAGCAACACTGCCACCTGGCCAAGGGTTGCATCAGGCCGGCAGGTGTGCAACCCGCGGTGCATGAGATCACGGACACGTTTTTTCATGGCTTACTCCTGCGTATGAACTTCATCAACGTCTTTGTACCACTTCACCCGATCGCCAACCCTGGCGCGTAAGCGCCAGGCCATGGATTTAGGTTCCTTTTCAATGCGGGCCAGGGCGCTACTAACCTGTGAAGCGACCTTCTCTTTTTGGTCTGGCATGAGCTGGTCGTACCCCTGGGCTAATTTAGATACTTTCTCAAGGTTCATGGTAGTGGTTCGCCACAACCCCCAGTCGTTACTGCACAGGCTGGCAATGTGTTTAATGTTGATCGTCTCTTTATCCTGATCACCAAAGGGATGCTCAAGTAACAGCATGATGGTATCGATCACATCTTTTTCGTTAATCTGCACGATCTGCATTTTTTCGAGCAGCATCTCTGCCAGGGGTATGCTCGGGTTATCAACTTCCAGGCGGTTGTTCCAATAGATCACATGGCTGAAAGACAGCTTATCAAAGAACACATCGATGTGGATGCCGATTTCTGGCCGCTCAAAGATAGCTCGATCGCCTGTTGAGACGATGAACACCTCGCGGTTCTCCTGGTAACCCAGGCCGGCCATTAACACGCGGGTTTCCTTGGTCTGCTTGCGATACGCCGCAAAATCAATATCAGTATAGCGGCGACCCATGGCAGCCTGAAGATAACCGAACTGTGGGCAGTGCATCTGGAAGGCCAGGGAGCCGATCACGCGCATGACAATGCCGGCCGCACTGCTGGCGGTGAGAATGCGTTTTAACTCATTCTCGAACTTTTCCCGTTCTGCACGATCCTGCTCACCCATCCCGACAGAACTGTTTAACATACCTTGCTCCTATGCTGAGAAACTGGCGTTGAGCTTGCGTTGAACTTGGTGGTAAATTGCTGTACGATGGGAAAATATGATAGCTATTATAATAAAAAAGCCAAAATCTTGCAAATTTCTTCAGATTCTAATATAATCTACCATGCGAAATTTCAATTCCCTTCACAGAACAACCGAATGAATATGTAACACAATGAGTAAATCTCTCATTCCAGCTCAGCGGCGAGAGCGTATCCAGGGGTATCTAGCTATCCACAAGATCGTCCGGATGGACGAATTGTCTCGGATGCTGAAGGCCTCCGAAGCGACGGTGCGGCGCGATCTGGAATGGTTGGAGCGTGAAGGTGTGCTGGAGAGAACCCATGGGGGAGCCATCCTCAGCCAGCGCATGACCTTGGAGCCTGAATATCTCCAACGGGCATCCATTAATCCAGACGAAAAACGGCAAATCGGTGAGCTGGCAGCCTCGCTCATTAATGATGGTGAAATGGTATTTATCAATAGCGGGACGACCACCGCCCAGGTGATTCGTAATATCCGCGCGAATGGCGGAATCAGTGTGTTCACCAATAATCTGGTGGCGGTGCTGGAGGGTGGCGGGACGGGCTGCAAGCCGTATTTGCTGGGAGGCGAATTCCAGCCGCATTCCAACTCGGTGGCGGGGCGATTCGCCCTGGAGAATCTGCGCCAGGTGTATGCCGACAAGGCGTTCCTGGGGGTGGATGGGATCAGCCTGATCCACGGCTGCACTGTGCCATCCAGCGCGGAAGCAGAGATCATCCGGCTGATGATCGAGCGGACCAAGGGGGAGATCTTTATCGTGGCTGACCATACCAAGTGGGGCGTCGTGTCAAATTTCCAGATCGCCACCATCGATGAGGTTGATCATCTTGTCACCGATGCCGAGATCGATCCTACCACGCTTGAATCGTTGGATGCACATTTAGTTAAAATTCACATTGCGAATGGGAAGGACAACCATAATTCCATGGAAAGGCGGAAGTAGTAGATGAAAGATCAAGCACGTGTCGTCGTTATCGGTGGGGGGATCGTGGGAGCAAATATTGCCTATCACCTGGCGAAAATGGGCTGGACAGACCTGGTGTTATTGGACAAGGGCGAGATTGCCAGTGGGGAATCCTCGCACGCCGCAGGGCTGGTGACCCAATTTGCCACATCGCAGACCCTGATGCAGTTCCGTAAATACAGCATCGAGCTCTACAGCGGGCTGAAGCTGTTTGACCACGTCGGCAGCCTGCGGGTGGCTTCCTCGCCCGACCAGCTGGTTGAGTTGCGCCGTAGTGTGAGCCGCGCCAAGGCAATCGGCATGGATGTGGAGATCATCTCACCTGAAGAGGCGCTTAAGATCATGCCCCAGCTGAGCAGGGAAAACCTGTATGGGGCGATCTATTTGCCCAGGGATGGCCAGCTCGACCCCTACATCACGACGACCACCATGGTGCGGTTGGCGCGCGAGATGGGCGTGGAGGTAAAAACCTGTACGCGTGTGACCGGGTTTGAGCTCTCACCTAAAGGCGAGATCCAACGTGTGCTCACCACCCAGGGAGCCATTCGCACGGAGATTGTGGTCAACGCCGCGGGCATGTGGGCACCCCAGGTAGCTGCTATGGCGGGGTTGCACATCCCCACCACCCCGGTTGACCACCAGCACATTGCACTGAAGGCAGTCAGTGGTCATGAATTTGCAGCCAGCACACCCTGCCTGAGGGATCCGGATAACCTGGTCTACATGCGCCAGGAAGCAGGAGGCCTGGTGATCGGAGGCTACGAACCCGACCCACTGGCACGCTGGATCGATGGGGTGCCCTGGGAGCATGGCGATGCAACCCTGCCGGCCGATTACAACCGCTTTGAGCAACTACTGGAAGGCGCCATCCGGCGTATCCCCTTCCTGGAGCAAGCGGGCATCATCACCCTGGTGTGCCATCCTGGTGCCTACACCCCCGATTGCCAGCCCATGCTTGGCCCGATGGCTGGGGTACGCGGCATGTGGATCGCAGCGGGCATGTCACTTAATGGTTACGGTGGGGCTGGTGGGATTGGCAAGCTGATAGCGGAATGGATCATAGGTGGCGAAGCGACCCAGGATGTGTATGCCTACCGGGCAACGCGCTTTGCCAATTATTATTCAGACCCCGAATATGCCTGCGAGCGAACGCGGGAGTGCGTAAAATATTACTACCGCCTGAGATTTCCAAATGATGAATATGAGTGGGTACGCCCGCACCGGGTGAGCCCCGTCCATTACCGCCTGCAGGAGATGGGAGCAGTCTTCGGCGAAAAATTTGGTTGGGAACGCGTGAATTACTTTGAATCAGATAAACCCTGGCGACGGATGGGTGAAGATCAGCGCAAGTGGGGTTGGAAGCAGCCGCCGTATTTTGAGTGGGTTGGTAAAGAGCATCAAGCGGCGCGTGAAGGGGTTGCCTTGTTCGACCTGACCTCCTTCGGCAAGATCGAGGTAAGCGGTGCCGGTGCGCTGAGCCTACTGCAGCGGGTGGCAGATAGCAACATTGACAAACCTGTGGGCTCAGCGATCTATACCCAATTCCTGAATTCACGCGGTGGGGTCGAAGCGGATGTCACCATCTCACGCCTGGCGGAGGATTGCTTCT
This window of the Anaerolineales bacterium genome carries:
- a CDS encoding DeoR/GlpR transcriptional regulator, giving the protein MSKSLIPAQRRERIQGYLAIHKIVRMDELSRMLKASEATVRRDLEWLEREGVLERTHGGAILSQRMTLEPEYLQRASINPDEKRQIGELAASLINDGEMVFINSGTTTAQVIRNIRANGGISVFTNNLVAVLEGGGTGCKPYLLGGEFQPHSNSVAGRFALENLRQVYADKAFLGVDGISLIHGCTVPSSAEAEIIRLMIERTKGEIFIVADHTKWGVVSNFQIATIDEVDHLVTDAEIDPTTLESLDAHLVKIHIANGKDNHNSMERRK
- a CDS encoding FAD-dependent oxidoreductase, whose protein sequence is MKDQARVVVIGGGIVGANIAYHLAKMGWTDLVLLDKGEIASGESSHAAGLVTQFATSQTLMQFRKYSIELYSGLKLFDHVGSLRVASSPDQLVELRRSVSRAKAIGMDVEIISPEEALKIMPQLSRENLYGAIYLPRDGQLDPYITTTTMVRLAREMGVEVKTCTRVTGFELSPKGEIQRVLTTQGAIRTEIVVNAAGMWAPQVAAMAGLHIPTTPVDHQHIALKAVSGHEFAASTPCLRDPDNLVYMRQEAGGLVIGGYEPDPLARWIDGVPWEHGDATLPADYNRFEQLLEGAIRRIPFLEQAGIITLVCHPGAYTPDCQPMLGPMAGVRGMWIAAGMSLNGYGGAGGIGKLIAEWIIGGEATQDVYAYRATRFANYYSDPEYACERTRECVKYYYRLRFPNDEYEWVRPHRVSPVHYRLQEMGAVFGEKFGWERVNYFESDKPWRRMGEDQRKWGWKQPPYFEWVGKEHQAAREGVALFDLTSFGKIEVSGAGALSLLQRVADSNIDKPVGSAIYTQFLNSRGGVEADVTISRLAEDCFWVITGSAFIGNDLAWLQMYQQEGDGPISIRDITQEYACLALWGPNARLVLQNLTSDDISNEGMPYLHAGMIQINGVSIWAQRVSYIGELGWELYIPNNRATPVWDALMSVGQEYGIQPGGYKVLDTLRLEKGYRYYTADVTQLETPFEAGLGFCVDLSKESFIGKDALVRQKLAGLQRKLCTLVLDANTYTQIYGGEAVYYQGKVIARVRSGGYGYTLKQNILYAYLPVELAKTGTALELDLVEGRYPGKVTPMVLFDPKGERVRA